Within Sphingobium sp. KCTC 72723, the genomic segment CGACATGGGCAAGGACATCGGGCCGATCCGTGTCGGCGGCAGGTTGACTGTGCAATATATTGCTCATAAGAGACTGCGCATTATGTTGCACAATGCGCCCCTCGACAAGCCCCGCAATCGCCGCCTGATGATTGGCCGCCCCGAACTCGCGCTGATTGGCGTGACGATCCTGTGGGGCGGCACGTTCCTGATCGTCCATGGTGCCATGCGAGAGACGGGACCGCTATTCTTCGTCGGGCTGCGCTTCGCGACGGCGGCATTGCTCACCTTGCCCCTGGCGCTGCCAGTGTTGCGCGGCCTGACCCTGCATGAACTGCGCGCAGGGATCGTGATCGGCATCGGCATTTTCGTCGGCTATTCGCTCCAGACATGGGGGCTACAAACGATCAGCAGCAGCACATCGGCCTTCATCACGGCGGCCTATGTGCCGCTGGTGCCGGTGCTGCAATGGATCATCCTGCGCAGGCGGCCCCGGCTGGCCAGCTGGATCGGCGTCGCGCTCGCTTTCCTTGGCCTGTTGCTGGTCGCCGCGCCCGAAAAGGGGCTAATGCTGGGGTGGGGCGAAACGCTGACTCTCATCAGCACAGTTGCG encodes:
- a CDS encoding DMT family transporter, whose translation is MLHNAPLDKPRNRRLMIGRPELALIGVTILWGGTFLIVHGAMRETGPLFFVGLRFATAALLTLPLALPVLRGLTLHELRAGIVIGIGIFVGYSLQTWGLQTISSSTSAFITAAYVPLVPVLQWIILRRRPRLASWIGVALAFLGLLLVAAPEKGLMLGWGETLTLISTVAIALEIIFISLWAGTVNVARVTVVQLAVTALLAFACMAPAGEAIPPFSWTIILSACGLGAMTALIQLVMNWAQRTVSPTRATLIYAGEPVWAGIIGRVAGERLPPMALLGGMLIVAAVIVSEMRFGRRKAD